One genomic window of Prochlorococcus marinus str. NATL2A includes the following:
- a CDS encoding 6-carboxytetrahydropterin synthase — protein MTIKDITFNCSKHFKDYPCSHRQWKHKGHCRYVHGYSRSFTFYFASNKLDENGFVVDFSSLRPLEEHLKDHFDHTFLVNSDDPFLETWKELHSKEVLDLRVMNNVGMESTAELVWGWANDLLFSREKGRSCCWRAIAHENDVNSASYTFLPEWFTP, from the coding sequence ATGACGATTAAAGATATTACATTTAATTGCTCAAAGCATTTTAAAGACTATCCATGCTCTCACCGTCAATGGAAACATAAAGGACACTGTCGTTATGTTCATGGATATAGTCGAAGCTTTACCTTTTATTTTGCTTCAAACAAACTTGATGAAAATGGCTTCGTTGTCGATTTCTCAAGTCTGAGACCTTTGGAAGAGCACTTAAAAGATCATTTTGATCATACTTTTCTAGTCAATTCTGATGACCCTTTTCTTGAAACATGGAAAGAACTTCACTCTAAAGAAGTACTAGATCTTAGAGTTATGAACAATGTTGGTATGGAATCAACTGCTGAATTAGTGTGGGGATGGGCAAATGATTTATTATTTTCAAGAGAGAAAGGTAGATCTTGTTGTTGGAGAGCAATAGCACATGAAAATGATGTTAATTCCGCTAGTTATACCTTCCTCCCTGAGTGGTTCACCCCTTGA
- the hisIE gene encoding bifunctional phosphoribosyl-AMP cyclohydrolase/phosphoribosyl-ATP diphosphatase HisIE, which produces MFFIDNLHFDQNGLIPAIAQDWVDGAVLMMAWMNKESITKTLESGEVHYWSRSRKELWHKGKTSGHFQKLKGIRTDCDSDTILLSIEQIGSIACHTGKRSCFFKDLETNKDVLHPPSNACSELFNVIESRKSNPEEGSYTNTLLKEGDNKILKKIGEETAEFIMACKDKNPISVANEAADLLFHMQVSLAHQNVSWEEVLKVLVKRRGAPRRNQ; this is translated from the coding sequence ATGTTTTTTATAGATAATCTTCATTTTGATCAAAACGGCTTGATCCCAGCCATAGCGCAAGATTGGGTCGATGGCGCAGTCTTAATGATGGCATGGATGAACAAAGAATCCATTACAAAAACATTAGAATCTGGTGAGGTTCACTATTGGAGTCGTTCAAGGAAAGAACTTTGGCACAAAGGAAAAACGAGCGGACATTTTCAAAAATTGAAAGGAATTAGGACTGATTGCGATTCAGATACAATACTTTTGTCAATTGAGCAAATTGGTTCAATCGCATGCCATACAGGGAAAAGAAGTTGTTTTTTTAAAGATTTAGAAACAAATAAAGACGTTCTTCACCCTCCATCTAATGCTTGTAGTGAATTATTCAACGTCATAGAGAGTCGTAAGAGTAATCCTGAGGAGGGAAGCTATACAAATACTCTTTTGAAGGAAGGCGATAATAAAATCCTAAAAAAGATAGGAGAAGAAACAGCCGAATTTATTATGGCTTGTAAAGATAAAAATCCTATTTCAGTTGCTAATGAGGCTGCAGATCTACTTTTCCATATGCAGGTTTCTCTAGCCCATCAAAACGTTTCCTGGGAAGAAGTTCTAAAAGTTCTAGTCAAAAGAAGAGGCGCTCCCAGAAGAAATCAATAG